The nucleotide sequence GACTACTTCACCTCGCGGGTGCACTTCGCCGGTCACGTCGTCGCGCTGTACGGCTACGACCCGGACACCGTGTACCTGCTCGACACCGAGCAGCAGGGTGGCCGGGTCAGCACCAGCCGGGAGAGCCTCGCCCGGGCACGCGCCGCGCGGGGACCGATGTCGGCGCCGCACCGGTCCTTCACCCTCGGTGCGCCAGGAGCCCCGGTCGACGTCGCGGCGGCGATCCGGCCCGCGATCGTCGGGTGCGCCGAGGAGTTCCTGTCGCCGCCGATCGCCAACGTCGGGTGCCGCGGTGTCTCGACCACGGCGAAGCGGATCGTGTCCTGGCTCGACCGTGTCGACGATCCGACACACGATCTGCCGCTGATCGCCATGCTGATGGAGCGCGGGGGCACCGGCGGGGGCCTGTTCCGGTTCCTCTACCGGGACTTCCTGACCGAGTGCCTGCCGATGCTCGACGACGGAACCTCCGCCGGCGGTGCCGGTCGCGCGACTGATCTCGTGACCGAGGGCCGTGACCTGTTCGACGAGTCGGCGCAGCTGTGGACCCGGGTGGCGGGCCTGGTCGAGAGCGCCGGCCGCACCGAGGATGCGGACCCGCTGTCCGAGGCCGCGGAGCTGGTGCACCGGATCGCCCGGATCGAGACCGCCGCGATGACCGCGCTCCGTTCCGTCTGAGGGCCGCCCGGGATCCTGCGGCCCGGGCCGGGCTCCCATCGGCCCGGCCGTGAGCTCCCGGCTCAGCCGTGAGCTCCCGGTTCGGCCGCGCCCCCGGGCTCGGCCACTGGCTCGGCTCAGCCGTCAGCTCTCGGCTCCGGCGGGCGCGGCCGGGCCCAGGCCGAGCGCGGCGAGTGCCGCGCCCGACAGCTCGGCCGCCACCGCCGGGTACCGCCTGAAGTGCGGGATCCGCGCGCAGTCGTCGATGATCGTCCTGGCGGTCGTGACCAGCGTCGCGGCGTCGGCGTCGGGGAGATCGGGGCGGGCGACGCCGAGCCAGTGCTGCCACTCC is from Pseudonocardia autotrophica and encodes:
- a CDS encoding BtrH N-terminal domain-containing protein, whose translation is MTTAVTAGPGAVVLDGMPATGGVHCETSTLGALLEHAGVRLSEPMLFGLGEGLSFVYWDSKRQAVPFLGGRVKPFELTQNLAGRLGLELRVQETTSARKAWSQVQDLLDAGAPVGLQLDSHDLDYFTSRVHFAGHVVALYGYDPDTVYLLDTEQQGGRVSTSRESLARARAARGPMSAPHRSFTLGAPGAPVDVAAAIRPAIVGCAEEFLSPPIANVGCRGVSTTAKRIVSWLDRVDDPTHDLPLIAMLMERGGTGGGLFRFLYRDFLTECLPMLDDGTSAGGAGRATDLVTEGRDLFDESAQLWTRVAGLVESAGRTEDADPLSEAAELVHRIARIETAAMTALRSV